A window of Streptomyces sp. NBC_01224 genomic DNA:
AAGGCGGAGTTCGCGTACCCGCTGCCGATGAACGTGATCAGCGAGCTGATGGGCGTGGACAGCGCGGACCACCCGCGGCTGAAGGAGCTCTTCGAGAAGTTCTTCTCCACGCAGACGCCGCCCCAGGAGGTCCCGCAGATGATGGCGGACCTCGGCGCGCTCTTCACGAAGATCGTCGACTCCAAGCGGGAGAACCCGGGCGACGACCTCACCAGCGCCCTGATTACGGCCTCCGAGGACGGTGACCACCTCACCGACGAGGAGATCGTCAACACCCTCCAGCTGATCATCGCGGCCGGTCACGAGACCACGATCAGCCTGATCGTGAACGCGGTCGTCGCGCTCCAGACCCACCCCGAGCAGCGCAAGCAGGTGCTGAACGGTCAGGTGCCGTGGGAGAACGTGATCGAGGAGACCCTGCGCTGGAACACTCCCACGTCCCATGTCCTGATCCGGTTCGCCACGGAGGACGTCGAGGTGGGCGACAAGATTCTTCCGAAGGGCGAGGCACTGATCGTCTCCTTCGGTGCGCTGGGCCGCGACGAAGCGCAGCACGGGCCGACGGCCGGTGACTTCGACATCACCCGCTCCCCCAACCGCCACATCGCGTTCGGCCACGGCCCGCACGTCTGCCCGGGTGCGGCACTGTCCCGGCTGGAGGCGGGGGTGGCGCTGCCCGCGCTGTACGAGCGCTTCCCGGATCTGGAGCTCGCCGTCCCGGCGTCCGAGCTGCGGAACAAGCCGATCGTCACCCAGAACGACCTGAACGACCTGCCGGTCGAGCTGGGCTGATCCGCCGTTCGAGGTGGTCCACAAGCCGGAGCGGGTGTCTCATCCGACGGACACGGTCCTCGACCGTGTCGATGAGGTACTACGCTCCGGTTCGTGGCCGATATCCAGATTCCCGCTGACATCAAGCCCGCCGACGGACGCTTCGGCGCCGGTCCTTCCAAGGTGCGGACGGAGGCGCTCGACGCGCTGGCCGCCACCGGTACGTCTCTTCTCGGTACGTCCCACCGCCAGGCCCCGGTCAAGAACCTGGTCGGCGCGGTGCGTCAGGGCGTGCGCGACCTCTTCTCCCTCCCCGAGGGATACGAGGTGATCCTGGGCAACGGCGGCTCCACCGCCTTCTGGGACATCGCGACGCACGGTCTGATCGAGACGAAGTCCCAGCACCTCAACTTCGGCGAGTTCTCGTCGAAGTTCGCGAAGGCCGCCAAGCTCGCCCCGTGGCTCGCCGACCCGAGCGTCATCGCCTCCGACCCGGGCACCCACCCGGACCCGCAGGCCGAGGCGGGCGTCGACGTCTACGCGTTCACGCACAACGAGACGTCGACCGGTGTCGCCATGCCGATCAAGCGCGTCGCGGGCGCCGACGAGGGCTCCCTGGTCCTGGTGGACGCCACCTCCGGTGCGGGCGGCCTGCCGGTCGACATCACCGAGTCGGACGTCTACTACTTCGCCCCGCAGAAGTCGTTCGCCTCCGACGGCGGCCTCTGGATCGGCGTGTTCTCCCCGGCGGCCCTGGAGCGCGCGGCGCGCATCCACGCGTCGGGCCGGCACATCCCGGAGTTCTTCTCGCTGCCGACGGCGATCGACAACTCCCTCAAGAACCAGACGTACAACACCCCTGCGCTCGCCACGCTGTTCCTTCTGAACGAGCAGCTGAACTGGCTGAACACGCAGGGCGGCCTGGACTTCTCGGTCCGCCGCACAGCCACCTCGGCGCGGAACCTGTACGGCTGGGCGGAGGAGTCCAAGTACGCGACCCCGTTCGTCACCGACCCGGCGAAGCGCTCGCAGGTCATCGGCACGATCGACTTCGCGGACGAGATCGACGCCTCCGCTGTCGCGAAGGTGCTGCGCGCCAACGGAATCGTCGACACCGAGCCGTACCGCAAGCTGGGCCGCAACCAGCTGCGCGTGGCGATGTTCCCGGCGATCGACCCGTCGGACATCCAGGCGCTGACGGCCTGCATCGACTACGTGATCGAGAAGCTGTAACGAGGACGCACACACGAGAAGGGCCCCGCGCCGGTGCGCGGGGCCCTTCGTCGTTCACTCGACCGGGTGGCGGAACGGCTTCCGGGCGCGGGCGGCCGGATCGTCCTACGATGATGGCCTCGACAAAACCCCTTCAGGAGGCCCGCAATGTCTGCAGCAGCAGCCGAGCACCCCTGTGACGGTGAGCCGGAATCGCTGCTCGAAACGGCCAACAGCCTCATGGAGCAGCACCCGGGTTACCGCGTCGAGATCATCGGAGGCGTCATCACCGTGGCCCCATCCCCGGACGGCCCGCACGCCCGAGTGTTGACCAAGATCATGCGCCCCTTCATCACGGCCGGTCTCGACGATGGCGAGACGGAGGTGCTGCAAGGCATCGGCCTGTGGCTCCCAGGCGGCCCCGAGGACTACGCCATCCCCGACCTGGCCGTCGTCGACGCCGATCTCGACGACCATCTCGTCGAGAACAACTGCTACGACCCCGCAGTCTTCCGCCTCGTCCTGGAA
This region includes:
- a CDS encoding cytochrome P450 family protein — protein: MTRIALDPFVADLDGESARLRAAGPLAEVELPGGVHCYAVTHHAEARQLLTDSRIVKDINVWGAWQRGEIPMDWPLIGLANPGRSMLTVDGADHRRLRTLVAQALTVKRVERLRAGIEALTTASLDRLAALPRGGKVDLKAEFAYPLPMNVISELMGVDSADHPRLKELFEKFFSTQTPPQEVPQMMADLGALFTKIVDSKRENPGDDLTSALITASEDGDHLTDEEIVNTLQLIIAAGHETTISLIVNAVVALQTHPEQRKQVLNGQVPWENVIEETLRWNTPTSHVLIRFATEDVEVGDKILPKGEALIVSFGALGRDEAQHGPTAGDFDITRSPNRHIAFGHGPHVCPGAALSRLEAGVALPALYERFPDLELAVPASELRNKPIVTQNDLNDLPVELG
- the serC gene encoding phosphoserine transaminase, producing MADIQIPADIKPADGRFGAGPSKVRTEALDALAATGTSLLGTSHRQAPVKNLVGAVRQGVRDLFSLPEGYEVILGNGGSTAFWDIATHGLIETKSQHLNFGEFSSKFAKAAKLAPWLADPSVIASDPGTHPDPQAEAGVDVYAFTHNETSTGVAMPIKRVAGADEGSLVLVDATSGAGGLPVDITESDVYYFAPQKSFASDGGLWIGVFSPAALERAARIHASGRHIPEFFSLPTAIDNSLKNQTYNTPALATLFLLNEQLNWLNTQGGLDFSVRRTATSARNLYGWAEESKYATPFVTDPAKRSQVIGTIDFADEIDASAVAKVLRANGIVDTEPYRKLGRNQLRVAMFPAIDPSDIQALTACIDYVIEKL
- a CDS encoding Uma2 family endonuclease, whose product is MSAAAAEHPCDGEPESLLETANSLMEQHPGYRVEIIGGVITVAPSPDGPHARVLTKIMRPFITAGLDDGETEVLQGIGLWLPGGPEDYAIPDLAVVDADLDDHLVENNCYDPAVFRLVLEVTSSNYNNDLRNKVVAYAEAKIPVYVIVDRKHGRVHVLTEPMGGGYDSHEVYAPGQTVTLPDAIGAPVTLDVAELIRAGRPRA